The following are from one region of the Triticum urartu cultivar G1812 unplaced genomic scaffold, Tu2.1 TuUngrouped_contig_4559, whole genome shotgun sequence genome:
- the LOC125528001 gene encoding transcription termination factor MTERF15, mitochondrial-like, whose protein sequence is MLTTNPERVRAMVTCAEGIGVPRGSAMFRKALHAVAFQSKEKIAAKVDYLKNTFRWSDAEVRIAVRKYPGVLRKSKESLNRRSEFLFSKVGLEPVYIAHRPEILSYSMEGRLRPRYYVIKFLKQNGLLDCDLSLYSSIKMTEKVFVEKLICPHKEAAPHLAEDYAAACKGEVPTNFRFT, encoded by the coding sequence ATGCTCACCACCAACCCGGAGCGCGTCCGGGCGATGGTGACATGCGCCGAAGGTATAGGCGTGCCCCGTGGCTCTGCGATGTTCAGAAAAGCCCTACATGCTGTCGCATTCCAAAGCAAGGAGAAGATTGCCGCCAAAGTGGACTACTTGAAAAATACCTTCAGGTGGTCTGATGCCGAAGTGAGAATTGCTGTGCGCAAGTATCCGGGTGTGCTGAGGAAGTCAAAGGAATCTCTGAACCGCAGGTCCGAGTTCTTGTTCTCTAAGGTGGGGCTGGAACCCGTGTACATTGCTCATCGACCGGAAATACTTTCTTATAGCATGGAGGGCCGACTCAGACCTCGGTACTATGTTATCAAGTTTCTCAAGCAAAATGGACTGCTAGATTGTGACTTGAGCTTATATTCTTCGATCAAGATGACTGAGAAGGTATTTGTGGAGAAGCTCATATGCCCTCACAAGGAAGCTGCACCACACCTCGCTGAAGATTATGCAGCAGCTTGCAAAGGGGAAGTGCCAACTAATTTCAGATTTACATGA